Proteins from a genomic interval of Gemmatimonadota bacterium:
- the queC gene encoding 7-cyano-7-deazaguanine synthase QueC, with translation MKKNAVVLLSGGLDSTTTLAIATDKGYACYALTFCYGQRHETELECAKKIAAHFGVRDHVIANIDSRAFGGSALTDDIDVPKNRDESEMSDGIPVTYVPARNTIFLSYALAMAESLDIRDIFIGVNAIDYSGYPDCRPEYIAAFQAMANLATKAGVEGDTFTIHTPLIDLTKVEIIKRGLELGVDYAMTCTCYDPDTEGRACGQCDACLLRLQGFAQNGMKDPVAYR, from the coding sequence ATGAAAAAGAACGCGGTTGTCTTACTCAGTGGTGGTTTGGATTCTACTACAACGCTGGCCATTGCGACAGACAAAGGGTACGCGTGTTATGCGCTCACTTTTTGTTATGGGCAACGACACGAAACTGAACTCGAATGTGCGAAAAAAATTGCCGCTCATTTTGGCGTGCGAGATCACGTTATTGCCAATATTGATTCGCGTGCTTTTGGTGGTTCGGCACTAACCGACGATATCGATGTGCCCAAAAATCGAGACGAGAGCGAAATGTCCGACGGTATCCCGGTCACTTATGTCCCCGCTCGCAATACGATTTTTCTTTCTTACGCGCTTGCAATGGCTGAATCTCTCGATATCCGCGATATTTTTATTGGCGTCAATGCCATAGATTATAGCGGTTATCCCGATTGCCGCCCCGAATATATTGCCGCCTTTCAGGCTATGGCGAATCTCGCCACCAAAGCCGGTGTTGAAGGGGATACATTCACGATCCACACGCCGCTTATTGATCTGACCAAAGTTGAGATTATCAAACGGGGATTAGAACTCGGTGTTGATTACGCTATGACCTGTACCTGTTACGATCCCGATACAGAAGGTCGCGCGTGCGGGCAGTGCGACGCCTGCTTGTTGCGCTTGCAGGGTTTTGCTCAGAATGGTATGAAAGATCCGGTGGCTTATCGGTAG